One Trichosurus vulpecula isolate mTriVul1 chromosome 7, mTriVul1.pri, whole genome shotgun sequence genomic region harbors:
- the LOC118856586 gene encoding phosphoglycerate kinase 1-like has product MSLSQKLTLDKIDVKGKRVVMRVDFNVPMKNNQITNNQRIKAAIPSIQYCLDHGCKSIVLLSHLGRPDGIPMPDKFSLEPVAAELKSLLGKNVEFLKDCVGPDVEKACADPPAGSIFLLENLRFHVEEEGKGKDASGAKITADPAKVEAFRASLSKLGDVYVNDAFGTAHRAHSSMVGVNLPQKACGFLMKKELEYFAKALENPVRPFLAILGGAKVADKIQLINNMLDKVCEMIIAGGMAFTFLKVVSNMEIGNSLFDEEGAKIVKDLMTKAEKKGVKITLPVDFVTAEKFDEHANAGEATVESGIPAGWMGLDCGPQSSKKFAEVVARAKLIVWNGPVGVFEWETFAKGTKELMNNVVEATTKGCITIIGGGDTATCCAKWNTEDKVSHVSTGGGASLELLEGKDLPGVTALSNI; this is encoded by the coding sequence ATGTCCCTTTCCCAAAAGCTCACCCTGGACAAGATAGATGTGAAGGGAAAGCGGGTTGTCATGAGGGTGGACTTCAATGTGCCCATGAAGAACAACCAGATCACCAACAACCAGAGGATCAAGGCTGCCATCCCTAGCATCCAATACTGCCTGGATCACGGCTGCAAGTCGATTGTGCTCTTGAGCCACCTAGGCCGACCAGATGGCATTCCCATGCCAGACAAATTCTCTTTGGAGCCTGTGGCTGCTGAGCTCAAATCCTTACTTGGCAAAAATGTTGAGTTCCTCAAGGACTGTGTGGGACCCGATGTGGAGAAAGCCTGTGCTGACCCGCCTGCTGGTTCCATCTTCCTGCTGGAGAATCTCCGCTTCCAtgtggaagaagaaggaaaaggcaaagatgCATCCGGGGCAAAGATCACCGCCGATCCAGCCAAAGTAGAGGCTTTCCGGGCTTCCCTTTCCAAGCTGGGGGATGTCTATGTCAATGATGCTTTTGGTACTGCTCACCGGGCCCACAGCTCCATGGTGGGAGTGAACCTGCCCCAGAAAGCTTGTGGTTTCCTCATGAAGAAGGAGCTAGAGTACTTTGCTAAAGCCCTGGAGAACCCAGTGCGACCTTTCCTGGCCATCTTGGGTGGAGCTAAAGTTGCAGACAAGATCCAGCTGATTAACAACATGCTAGACAAAGTCTGTGAGATGATCATCGCTGGGGGGATGGCTTTCACCTTCCTTAAGGTTGTCTCCAACATGGAGATTGGCAATTCTTTATTTGATGAAGAAGGGGCCAAGATTGTTAAAGACCTGATGACAAAGGCCGAGAAGAAGGGTGTGAAGATAACCCTACCAGTTGACTTTGTCACTGCAGAAAAATTTGACGAGCATGCCAATGCAGGCGAAGCCACGGTGGAGTCTGGCATACCTGCTGGATGGATGGGTTTGGACTGTGGTCCCCAAAGCAGCAAGAAATTTGCTGAAGTTGTGGCCCGGGCCAAGCTAATTGTGTGGAATGGTCCTGTTGGAGTGTTTGAGTGGGAAACCTTTGCGAAGGGAACAAAAGAGTTAATGAACAACGTGGTTGAGGCTACCACTAAGGGCTGCATCACAATCATAGGTGGTGGGGATACTGCCACTTGCTGTGCCAAATGGAACACTGAAGATAAGGTCAGCCATGTGAGCACTGGAGGCGGTGCCAGTCTAGagcttctggaaggcaaagaCCTCCCTGGCGTGACTGCCCTGAGCAATATCTAA